A segment of the Bacillus pseudomycoides genome:
TAGCGCCTGCCGATATATCCATCTCACTTGATGATACGTCATCTCCATCTCTTCAGCAACTTCATGTATCTTCTTTCCTGCATAAAAACGTTCGTAAATAATATGTTTCTCTTTCTCATCTAACAAACTCATATAATCCTGAACTTCTGATGATACTTCCGCTCCGCATACATTTTGCAAAATTTCTTGTCCGGAGAATGTATGCCGTTTTTGAAATCGACTTTCTTTCTTCAACGTCTCTAATAAATATCCGCGCACTGTTACGAATGCATAAGCGGAAAAAGTTCCCTTCTCTTCCTCATACTTTTCATATGCCTTCCAAAGTCCAATTAAACCACATTGATAGTACTCTTCATAATCCCGGTACAGACAAAGCTTCTTCATCTGATTTTTAATCATCTTTTCATACAACGTAACTGCTTCTGTAAAAGTAGCCGGTTTC
Coding sequences within it:
- a CDS encoding sigma-70 family RNA polymerase sigma factor — protein: MKPATFTEAVTLYEKMIKNQMKKLCLYRDYEEYYQCGLIGLWKAYEKYEEEKGTFSAYAFVTVRGYLLETLKKESRFQKRHTFSGQEILQNVCGAEVSSEVQDYMSLLDEKEKHIIYERFYAGKKIHEVAEEMEMTYHQVRWIYRQALGKMRSSIQE